A genome region from Salvia splendens isolate huo1 chromosome 19, SspV2, whole genome shotgun sequence includes the following:
- the LOC121778555 gene encoding benzyl alcohol O-benzoyltransferase-like, giving the protein MESNKRLTLSVTRKTPELLCPAESTPHEFKILSDIDGQIFIRKYIKTINFYKKNPFMEGKDPVKIIREAISKALVFYYPLAGRLLENTGRKLVVECTGQGVVFVEADTDATLQHFGDALYPPFPNSDELTLDAPDNRGIIVDIPLMFIQVTRLKCGGFIFSNNFNHTMCDGVGLSKFLFAVGELARGATFPSIRPVWDRHLLTSSILHHEYGAGTGRIPAPTEQMVERSFFFTSAEISALRRSLPPHLQRCSKFEIVAGCVWRCQTIALSPKPYEEMKFIGVMDNRKNIKPPLLVGYYGNVLKLLVAVTTAGELSNNPLYYAVELVRSTKHEAETACELSNSADLMVISDPLSLSVGNTYIVSNLTHLGLERMDVGWGTAVYGGVPKGSYWPTGISQVSWYLGFKDGIVVPVCLPLESMKVFEKHLQATITATPISSSL; this is encoded by the exons ATGGAGTCAAACAAAAGATTAACATTGAGTGTTACTAGAAAAACACCTGAGCTGCTTTGTCCAGCAGAGTCCACACCACATGAATTCAAAATTCTCTCTGACATAGATGGCCAAATCTTCATCCgaaaatatattaaaacaataaatttcTACAAAAAGAATCCATTCATGGAAGGGAAAGATCCAGTGAAGATTATTCGTGAGGCTATTTCCAAAGCCTTGGTCTTTTACTACCCGTTGGCCGGGCGGTTGTTAGAAAACACTGGTCGGAAGCTCGTGGTCGAATGCACAGGCCAAGGGGTAGTGTTCGTGGAGGCCGACACGGATGCAACGCTGCAACATTTCGGAGATGCCCTTTATCCACCCTTCCCCAACTCGGACGAACTTACACTTGATGCGCCAGACAACCGTGGAATAATAGTTGATATTCCACTTATGTTTATTCAA GTTACAAGACTAAAATGTGGGGGATTTATCTTTTCGAACAACTTCAACCACACAATGTGCGATGGCGTCGGCCTTTCCAAATTTCTCTTCGCCGTCGGTGAACTTGCTCGGGGAGCAACGTTCCCTTCTATTCGACCGGTGTGGGATCGACATCTTCTCACTTCTAGCATCCTACATCATGAATACGGTGCCGGAACTGGTAGAATCCCCGCGCCGACGGAACAGATGGTGGAACGCTCTTTCTTTTTCACCTCCGCCGAAATCTCCGCCCTCCGCCGCAGCCTGCCGCCGCACCTCCAGCGCTGCTCCAAATTCGAAATTGTGGCAGGCTGCGTGTGGCGCTGCCAGACAATCGCTCTCTCTCCCAAACCCTATGAAGAGATGAAATTCATAGGCGTTATGGATAACCGAAAGAATATAAAGCCGCCGCTTCTGGTGGGATACTACGGCAACGTTTTAAAATTATTGGTGGCAGTGACAACTGCCGGTGAGCTGTCAAATAATCCGCTGTACTACGCGGTGGAGTTGGTGAGGAGCACGAAACACGAAGCCGAGACTGCTTGTGAGCTGTCAAACTCAGCGGATCTTATGGTGATATCAGATCCGCTGAGTTTGTCAGTTGGGAACACTTATATTGTGTCGAATTTAACGCACTTGGGATTAGAGCGAATGGATGTTGGGTGGGGCACGGCGGTCTACGGTGGGGTCCCCAAAGGAAGTTATTGGCCGACCGGTATTAGTCAAGTATCTTGGTACTTAGGGTTTAAGGATGGTATCGTGGTTCCGGTTTGCCTTCCTCTCGAATCCATGAAAGTCTTCGAGAAACATCTTCAGGCCACGATCACTGCCACTCCGATATCTTCGTCGCTCTAA
- the LOC121780097 gene encoding benzyl alcohol O-benzoyltransferase-like has protein sequence MTTGELSKNPLHYAVELVMKAKHEAVTGEYLRSVANVMVMRDRPNLTAANTYIASNLTHMSIKQMDVGWGTAAYGGALKGIFWPTDIIQVAWYLGFKDGFVVPVSPPLESMKVFEKHLQVMTTTAPAASSL, from the coding sequence ATGACTACGGGAGAGTTATCAAAGAATCCCCTGCACTACGCGGTGGAGTTGGTGATGAAGGCAAAACACGAAGCAGTGACCGGTGAGTACCTGAGATCTGTGGCAAATGTGATGGTGATGCGAGATCGCCCTAATTTGACAGCGGCTAACACTTATATAGCTTCGAATTTGACGCACATGAGTATAAAGCAAATGGATGTAGGGTGGGGCACAGCGGCATACGGTGGGGCGCTTAAAGGAATTTTTTGGCCGACCGATATAATTCAAGTAGCTTGGTACTTAGGATTTAAGGATGGTTTCGTGGTTCCGGTTAGCCCGCCTCTCGAATCCATGAAAGTCTTCGAGAAACATCTTCAGGTCATGACGACTACCGCTCCAGCAGCTTCCTCTTTGTGA
- the LOC121779927 gene encoding sucrose transport protein-like translates to MESKNTAPSSMEVQQPSQAAAPIKIIVLVAAIAAGVQFGWALQLSLLTPYVQLLGIPHTWAAYIWLCGPISGLIVQPIVGYYSDSCTSRFGRRRPFIAAGAALVAVAVFLIGFAADIGHAAGDPSGKVAKPRAIAVFVVGFWILDVANNMLQGPCRALLADLSGGEARRMSTSNALFSFFMAVGNILGYAAGSYTHLYRIFPFSKTNACDVYCANLKSCFFISIALLLILTVLALTFVREIPVSAAEISEPLKKPKIPVFGELFGALKDLPKPMWILLLVTCFNWIAWFPFLLFDTDWMGKEVYGGKVGEGKLYDRGVRAGALGLMLNSVVLGVASLGVQFCARGFVGVKKIWGGANFLLAIGLAMTVVITKTAQHSRHYAADGALQTPEPGVKIGALALFAVLGIPLSVTYSIPFALASIFSSNSGSGQGLSLGVLNLAIVIPQMLVSVTSGPWDDLFGGGNLPAFVVGAVAAAISGVLALTMLPSPPPEVVATKAMTAGGFH, encoded by the exons ATGGAGTCTAAAAACACCGCTCCTTCATCAATGGAGGTGCAGCAGCCGTCGCAGGCGGCGGCACCGATCAAAATCATAGTCCTCGTCGCTGCAATCGCCGCCGGAGTCCAATTCGGGTGGGCCCTACAGCTCTCCCTCCTCACTCCCTACGTCCAGCTGCTCGGAATCCCCCACACTTGGGCGGCCTACATCTGGCTCTGCGGCCCGATTTCCGGCCTGATTGTGCAGCCAATCGTCGGATACTACAGCGACAGCTGCACCTCCCGGTTCGGGCGCCGCCGCCCGTTCATCGCCGCTGGAGCTGCGCTGGTCGCCGTCGCGGTTTTCCTCATCGGCTTCGCAGCTGATATAGGCCACGCCGCCGGCGATCCCTCCGGAAAGGTGGCTAAACCTAGGGCAATTGCGGTTTTCGTCGTCGGATTCTGGATTCTCGATGTCGCTAATAACATGTTGCAG GGGCCGTGCAGAGCTTTGCTGGCGGATTTATCCGGCGGAGAAGCGCGGAGAATGAGCACATCAAACGCGctcttctccttcttcatggcgGTGGGAAACATCCTCGGCTACGCCGCCGGGTCCTACACTCACCTCTACAGAATCTTCCCCTTCTCCAAAACCAACGCCTGCGACGTCTACTGCGCGAATCTGAAATCCTGCTTCTTCATCTCCATCGCCTTGCTACTAATCCTCACCGTCCTCGCCCTCACCTTCGTCCGCGAAATCCCCGTCTCCGCGGCGGAGATTTCGGAGCCGCTGAAGAAGCCGAAAATCCCCGTGTTTGGGGAATTATTCGGTGCGCTGAAGGACCTCCCTAAGCCGATGTGGATCCTCTTACTAGTGACGTGTTTCAATTGGATTGCGTGGTTCCCCTTCCTCCTCTTCGACACCGATTGGATGGGGAAAGAGGTGTACGGCGGCAAGGTCGGCGAGGGGAAGCTGTACGACCGCGGCGTCCGCGCCGGAGCGCTGGGGCTGATGCTGAATTCGGTGGTTTTGGGGGTGGCGTCGCTTGGGGTGCAGTTCTGCGCGAGGGGGTTCGTGGGGGTGAAGAAGATTTGGGGAGGCGCCAATTTCTTGCTGGCGATCGGATTGGCGATGACGGTGGTGATCACGAAGACGGCGCAGCACTCGCGCCACTACGCCGCCGATGGGGCGCTGCAGACGCCGGAGCCCGGCGTCAAGATCGGAGCTTTGGCACTATTTGCAGTCCTCGGCATTCCTCTTTCG GTAACTTACAGCATCCCATTTGCTCTGGCATCTATATTTTCCAGTAATTCTGGTTCAGGACAAG GCTTATCACTTGGAGTTCTTAACCTTGCAATAGTCATTCCACAG ATGTTGGTTTCTGTCACAAGTGGGCCGTGGGACGACCTCTTCGGAGGCGGGAACCTGCCAGCGTTTGTGGTCGGGGCTGTGGCCGCCGCCATCAGCGGCGTCTTGGCACTGACGATGCTTCCGTCGCCGCCTCCTGAAGTGGTGGCGACCAAGGCCATGACTGCCGGAGGATTCCACTAG